One Mus musculus strain C57BL/6J chromosome X, GRCm38.p6 C57BL/6J DNA window includes the following coding sequences:
- the Itm2a gene encoding integral membrane protein 2A, producing MVKIAFNTPTAVQKEEARQDVEALVSRTVRAQILTGKELRVVPQEKDGSSGRCMLTLLGLSFILAGLIVGGACIYKYFMPKSTIYHGEMCFFDSEDPVNSIPGGEPYFLPVTEEADIREDDNIAIIDVPVPSFSDSDPAAIIHDFEKGMTAYLDLLLGNCYLMPLNTSIVMTPKNLVELFGKLASGKYLPHTYVVREDLVAVEEIRDVSNLGIFIYQLCNNRKSFRLRRRDLLLGFNKRAIDKCWKIRHFPNEFIVETKICQE from the exons ATGGTGAAGATCGCCTTCAACACCCCTACGGCGGTGCAAAAGGAGGAGGCGCGGCAAGATGTAGAGGCGCTCGTCAGTCGCACTGTCCGAGCTCAAATCCTGACTGGCAAG GAGCTCAGAGTTGTCCCGCAGGAGAAAGATGGCTCATCTGGGAGATGCATGCTTACTCTCCTAGGCCTCTCATTCATCTTGGCAGGACTGATTGTTGGTGGAGCCTGCATTTACAAGTACTTCATGCCCAAG AGCACCATTTACCATGGTGAGATGTGCTTCTTTGATTCTGAGGATCCTGTCAATTCCATTCCTGGAGGAGAGCCATACTTTCTGCCTGTGACTGAGGAGGCTGATATCCGTGAGGATGACAACATTGCCATCATTGATGTGCCTGTGCCCAGTTTCTCTGATAGCGATCCGGCGGCAATTATTCACGACTTTGAGAAG GGAATGACTGCTTACCTGGACTTGCTTTTGGGAAACTGTTATCTGATGCCCCTCAATACTTCCATTGTTATGACTCCAAAGAATCTGGTGGAACTTTTTGGAAAACTGGCA AGTGGCAAGTATTTGCCTCATACTTATGTGGTTCGTGAAGACCTGGTTGCTGTGGAAGAAATTCGTGATGTTAGTAACCTTGGTATTTTTATTTACCAACTTTGCAACAACCGAAAATCCTTCCGCCTTAGACGCAGAGACCTTCTGCTGG GTTTCAACAAGCGTGCCATTGACAAATGCTGGAAGATTAGACACTTCCCCAATGAATTTATCGTTGAAACCAAGATCTGTCAGGAGTGA